Proteins found in one Bacillus subtilis subsp. subtilis str. 168 genomic segment:
- the comGA gene encoding membrane associated ATPase of the pilin platform for DNA competence (Evidence 1a: Function from experimental evidences in the studied strain; PubMedId: 11298275, 15528548, 16009134, 9723928, 21564336, 21707789, 25899641; Product type e: enzyme), giving the protein MDSIEKVSKNLIEEAYLTKASDIHIVPRERDAIIHFRVDHALLKKRDMKKEECVRLISHFKFLSAMDIGERRKPQNGSLTLKLKEGNVHLRMSTLPTINEESLVIRVMPQYNIPSIDKLSLFPKTGATLLSFLKHSHGMLIFTGPTGSGKTTTLYSLVQYAKKHFNRNIVTLEDPVETRDEDVLQVQVNEKAGVTYSAGLKAILRHDPDMIILGEIRDAETAEIAVRAAMTGHLVLTSLHTRDAKGAIYRLLEFGINMNEIEQTVIAIAAQRLVDLACPFCENGCSSVYCRQSRNTRRASVYELLYGKNLQQCIQEAKGNHANYQYQTLRQIIRKGIALGYLTTNNYDRWVYHEKD; this is encoded by the coding sequence TTGGATTCAATAGAAAAGGTAAGCAAAAACTTGATTGAAGAGGCATATCTAACAAAGGCTTCTGATATTCACATTGTGCCGAGGGAGCGGGACGCTATCATTCATTTTCGGGTCGATCATGCCTTGCTGAAAAAAAGGGACATGAAAAAAGAAGAGTGCGTAAGACTGATTTCACATTTTAAATTTCTTTCAGCAATGGATATAGGTGAAAGGCGAAAGCCGCAAAACGGTTCGCTTACGTTAAAGTTGAAAGAGGGAAATGTTCATTTAAGAATGTCAACGCTGCCCACAATTAATGAAGAAAGCCTCGTGATCAGAGTGATGCCCCAATACAATATCCCTTCGATTGATAAATTGTCGCTATTTCCGAAGACAGGAGCCACATTACTCTCGTTTTTAAAACATTCCCATGGCATGCTCATTTTTACCGGGCCGACTGGTTCAGGGAAGACTACCACATTATACTCTCTCGTTCAATATGCAAAAAAACACTTTAATCGAAATATTGTCACATTAGAGGACCCTGTTGAAACAAGGGACGAAGATGTTCTTCAGGTTCAGGTGAATGAAAAAGCCGGTGTAACTTATTCCGCAGGTCTGAAAGCAATTTTGCGCCATGACCCCGATATGATTATTTTAGGTGAGATCAGAGACGCGGAAACAGCTGAAATTGCGGTGCGGGCAGCGATGACGGGACATCTGGTACTAACGAGCCTTCATACGAGAGACGCAAAGGGCGCAATTTACAGACTGCTTGAATTCGGTATCAATATGAATGAAATCGAACAGACTGTCATTGCAATAGCGGCTCAGCGCTTGGTTGATTTGGCTTGCCCGTTTTGTGAAAACGGATGTTCATCAGTGTATTGCCGACAGTCACGAAATACTAGGAGAGCTAGCGTTTATGAGCTTCTATACGGGAAAAATCTTCAGCAATGTATCCAGGAGGCAAAAGGAAATCATGCAAATTACCAATATCAAACGCTTCGTCAAATTATCAGAAAAGGAATTGCGCTCGGCTATTTAACGACAAACAACTATGACCGGTGGGTTTATCATGAAAAAGATTAG
- the yqxL gene encoding CorA-type divalent ion transporter (Evidence 1a: Function from experimental evidences in the studied strain; PubMedId: 15856219, 24415722; Product type t: transporter): MKAHTGKDWFWYQMGPQERSKARDLIHFSHWPQCEKWFENNHHVNFLRVDTTETENEAVFGSIVYDQGLGEEKDHTVFHFYITRQYFFTINFDFSILREIKGKEVVRQMERADNAIEGFLILLGELMNAYLIGVDEFEVKLRKLRWQIKDDNSKSILNRVHLLRHELMIWKNLILSAKKIEMALKETFLPQNEGKKDYQRTQLKIDRGFTYISEFEGELNNLLHSEEVITSHRGNEIVKALTIFTTLFTPITALGALWGMNFSVMPELNWKYGYLFSLLLIVTSTVLIYLYLRKKGWTGDMLQERKKKKKPRKRRTL, from the coding sequence ATGAAGGCACATACGGGAAAGGATTGGTTTTGGTACCAAATGGGGCCTCAAGAAAGAAGTAAGGCAAGAGATCTAATCCATTTTTCTCACTGGCCTCAGTGTGAAAAGTGGTTTGAAAATAACCATCACGTTAATTTTTTGCGAGTAGATACAACTGAAACGGAAAATGAAGCAGTATTTGGGTCGATTGTTTATGATCAGGGGCTTGGTGAAGAAAAAGACCATACTGTTTTTCACTTTTATATCACCAGACAATATTTTTTTACAATCAACTTTGACTTTTCAATTTTGAGAGAGATTAAAGGCAAAGAAGTTGTTCGGCAAATGGAAAGAGCGGACAATGCGATAGAGGGGTTTTTAATTCTTCTCGGCGAACTAATGAATGCGTATTTAATCGGTGTTGATGAATTTGAAGTCAAGCTGAGAAAGCTCAGATGGCAAATTAAAGACGACAATAGCAAAAGCATTTTAAACCGCGTCCATCTCCTGCGCCATGAACTGATGATTTGGAAAAATTTGATATTAAGCGCTAAAAAAATTGAAATGGCGTTGAAAGAAACCTTTTTACCTCAAAATGAAGGGAAAAAGGATTATCAGCGGACACAACTGAAGATTGACAGGGGATTTACATACATCAGCGAATTTGAAGGGGAGCTTAACAATCTGCTGCATTCAGAGGAAGTCATTACCTCACATAGGGGGAATGAAATTGTAAAAGCGCTGACCATTTTCACGACGCTTTTTACTCCGATTACAGCTCTGGGTGCCTTATGGGGGATGAACTTTTCAGTGATGCCGGAACTGAATTGGAAATACGGATATCTCTTTTCCCTCTTATTGATTGTCACATCTACAGTTCTGATCTATCTCTATTTGAGAAAAAAAGGCTGGACGGGAGATATGCTGCAGGAGCGGAAGAAGAAAAAGAAACCTCGAAAAAGGCGGACTCTATAG